One genomic segment of uncultured Desulfobacter sp. includes these proteins:
- a CDS encoding glycosyltransferase family 4 protein translates to MKILHILSQMPDFTGSGKTVQAVIRQARAKEHENFLVAGVQDGFKPDSSLIYRERTCFLEFNGRDLDFPLPGMSDVMPYPSTVFSSMTPGQLAAYEAGFETLLIRAGAQFKPDIIHSHHLWIVSKIARRVFEGIPMVTSCHGTCLRQFALCPGLGQAVQAGVSGIDAILCLSRHQKEEIRSIHKVDLEKLHVVGGGFDRDLFFPSPKPDKGPVQIVYAGKLSRAKGVPWLLRSLQQVQQADFRLHLAGSGSGEEFHESLALAAQFGKKVKVHGPLSHRKLADLMRKSHLFVLPSFFEGLPLVLMEALSSGCRLLTTDLPGACEILGDHLSDMVDLVRLPPLETVDTPFDRDWPALERDLAQALDRVIRKAAACRQPDLAQADKIFQAYTWGKVFSRMESVYKQVSR, encoded by the coding sequence ATGAAGATCTTACATATTTTAAGCCAGATGCCGGATTTTACAGGGTCCGGAAAAACCGTACAGGCCGTTATCCGGCAGGCCCGGGCCAAGGAGCATGAGAATTTCCTGGTCGCCGGGGTGCAGGACGGTTTCAAGCCTGATTCTTCCCTGATATACCGGGAGCGCACCTGTTTTCTTGAGTTCAACGGCAGGGATCTGGATTTCCCCCTGCCGGGCATGAGCGATGTCATGCCCTATCCAAGCACGGTATTTTCTTCCATGACCCCTGGGCAGTTGGCCGCCTATGAGGCTGGGTTTGAAACCCTCCTGATTCGGGCCGGAGCGCAATTTAAGCCGGACATTATCCATAGCCATCACCTTTGGATTGTTTCCAAAATCGCCCGCAGGGTTTTTGAAGGAATTCCCATGGTGACCTCCTGCCACGGCACCTGTCTGCGCCAGTTTGCCCTCTGCCCGGGCCTTGGACAGGCAGTGCAGGCCGGTGTATCCGGGATTGACGCCATCCTCTGCCTCAGCCGGCACCAGAAAGAAGAGATCCGATCCATCCACAAGGTTGACCTGGAAAAGCTGCATGTCGTAGGCGGCGGATTTGACAGGGATCTTTTTTTCCCCAGCCCCAAGCCTGACAAGGGGCCGGTTCAGATAGTCTATGCCGGAAAGCTGAGCCGGGCCAAAGGGGTGCCCTGGCTGCTGAGATCCTTACAACAGGTGCAGCAGGCAGACTTCAGGCTGCATCTGGCCGGCTCCGGCAGCGGGGAGGAATTTCACGAAAGTCTGGCGCTTGCAGCCCAATTCGGCAAAAAGGTGAAGGTTCACGGTCCCCTTTCCCACAGGAAGCTAGCCGATTTGATGCGCAAATCTCACCTTTTTGTGCTGCCCTCATTTTTTGAAGGCCTGCCCCTGGTGCTGATGGAGGCCCTGTCCTCAGGATGCCGTCTGCTGACCACGGATCTGCCGGGTGCCTGTGAGATCCTGGGGGATCATCTGTCCGATATGGTGGATCTGGTCAGACTGCCGCCGCTGGAAACAGTAGACACCCCTTTTGACAGGGACTGGCCGGCCTTGGAAAGAGATCTGGCCCAGGCCCTGGACCGGGTGATCCGGAAAGCAGCCGCCTGCAGGCAGCCGGATCTTGCCCAGGCGGATAAGATTTTCCAGGCCTATACCTGGGGGAAGGTCTTTTCACGGATGGAGTCGGTGTACAAGCAGGTTTCTCGCTAA
- a CDS encoding protein phosphatase 2C domain-containing protein has protein sequence MEIKHYPKIEIQTILEKGTAIQNEDFLVIQDNILGVFDGATSLNSQKFGQDRTGGTIASRTAGAVFKMNHFPLNQLACQANDAIMAQMVSNGVDTSKKENLWCTSAAVVRLKDQSLEWVQTGDAVIIFIYEDGSHRVLVDREDHDHETLTLWKELARTHLPGAGKAHRFQEDGHQADQQQVIDLMRGKMAHQISKVRSGMNITYGVLNGEKAAEAFLNQGEEPLDRVAHVLIFTDGLSIPQPEPEPHKDFTDLVRTYLNLGLEGLKQMIRSQEEKDPHCLAFPRFKCHDDIAAIAVRF, from the coding sequence ATGGAAATAAAACATTATCCGAAAATAGAGATCCAGACCATCCTTGAAAAGGGAACCGCCATTCAGAACGAAGACTTTTTGGTGATCCAGGATAATATCCTCGGGGTCTTTGACGGGGCAACCAGCCTGAACAGCCAAAAATTCGGCCAGGACCGGACCGGGGGCACCATTGCCTCCCGCACGGCCGGCGCAGTATTTAAAATGAACCATTTCCCCCTGAACCAGCTGGCCTGCCAGGCCAACGATGCGATTATGGCGCAGATGGTTTCTAACGGGGTGGACACCTCAAAAAAGGAAAATCTCTGGTGCACCAGTGCGGCGGTTGTACGCCTCAAGGATCAGTCCCTGGAATGGGTCCAGACCGGGGATGCCGTAATCATTTTTATCTACGAGGACGGCAGCCACAGGGTTCTGGTGGACCGGGAAGACCATGACCATGAGACCCTGACCCTGTGGAAGGAATTGGCCCGCACCCATCTGCCCGGAGCCGGAAAGGCACATAGGTTCCAGGAAGACGGCCATCAGGCAGACCAGCAACAGGTCATAGATCTCATGCGCGGAAAAATGGCCCACCAGATCAGCAAGGTCCGTTCAGGCATGAACATTACCTATGGGGTGCTTAATGGCGAAAAAGCTGCTGAAGCATTCCTGAATCAGGGAGAGGAGCCCCTGGACCGGGTGGCCCATGTTCTGATCTTTACCGACGGTCTGTCCATCCCCCAGCCTGAACCGGAACCGCACAAGGATTTCACCGATCTTGTCAGGACCTACCTGAACCTGGGCCTGGAAGGGCTAAAACAGATGATCCGCAGCCAGGAAGAAAAAGATCCCCATTGCCTCGCCTTTCCCCGGTTCAAGTGCCATGACGATATCGCAGCCATTGCTGTCCGGTTTTAG